Proteins from one Salvelinus alpinus chromosome 34, SLU_Salpinus.1, whole genome shotgun sequence genomic window:
- the tulp4b gene encoding tubby-related protein 4 isoform X4, with translation MSRNCEPGHSVRMLAAVEHGPILCSDSNILCLSWKGRVPKSEKDKPVCQRRYYEEGWLATGNGRGVVGVTFTSSHCRRDRNTPQRINFNLRGHNSEVVLVRWNEPFQKLATCDMEGGIFVWIQYEGRWSVELVNDRGAQVSDFTWSHDGSQALIAYRDGFVLVGSVSGQRHWSSEINLESQITCGIWTPDDQQVLFGTADGQVIVMDCHGRMIAHVLLHESDGIVGMSWNCPCFLVEDSTESDTDSDDNNTPQVRNLKPVLTVSFISGDISLMNNYDDLAPTVIRSGLKDVEVQWCSQGDLLAVAGMERHGVPGVPSGSIMRNALVKFYNVQGEHIYTLETPAQRPITTICWGHRDSRLFLACGPALYVVRVEHRVASLQLLCQQGIASALREERDVGKLNMPSLLCSYVTTAFIPTIKPPIPDPNNIRDFVSYPTAGNERLHCTMKRAEDNPEAGGPCYTLYLEHLGGLVPILKGRRISKLRPEFIIMDPKTDSKAGGLGTGKDEVCVNAMISYMTDSCNCSDSSDIELSDEWVGKKSPKLSRGNRSPKHSRRRRNIESRKSPKTSRTSQEGLRSPRLPTKKPLIRSPSLTRREMSMDGISEHNYLAQVTSNIWGTKFKIVGLASFLPANLGAVIYKTSLLHLQPRQMTIYLPEVRRISLDFMSLPVFNPNVFSEDEDDLPVTGPSGVTGDNPPCTVNIPIAPIHSPAQAMSPTQSIGLVQSLLANQNIQLDVLTNPTATASAAAAAAAAAAAAAAAASASVLGSDHGQDAVAVHYSGTLGRYSNPGQVIFNGLEMGPLLAGTLPPPPPPHNLPQQPHQQRPQSQQTHQQQQSKQPQQIQTQQQQQQQQQQQQQQQQQQRMQHQQLQHQQPQIPQHHQHLQQLHIQQIQQQQQQQTQQHQALQQQYQQQQAALQQQQQQIQQQHQHLQQQQIAQQHQQMQLQHEQMHQQQQQMQQQQQQIRQQIIEMRQQQQQLQQQHQQIQQQHQQMQRQHQQMQQQLKLQITLPPPPTGYPTISLQQFQVPHPSPELGPERGQQGHTQSHTLGRPSLPRSRPPSFIDVDSLRSRPPSFLEADTSRSRPPSFIDIDTIRTRPPSFIDVDTGTLRSRPPSFLDADSSRSRTLSFIDTDTLRSRPPSFLDAETSLEIQMRKVNAPPPYPGTVVSAATATTSTAPQTLITNCDNPNILVTADPCLKKDEFSLHPVGLQYQMGYERITTFDSSGNVEEVCRPRRRLIRNQNAYAVQGMGGSATLKVTSSSDSKKVHLPYSSATLSRLSVPRYSIPSGDPPPYPDPANQVNINTTTLPPPQRMDSSHMIHATLRRDRRDGESRLKVSQMVDASRTLPSKSKINSAALALSYQQRVPTALYTCTQCSSNSSSTSVSVSGGGSSSSGIAGGTVVRQDFPPGKGAHHSTIIVHSKSTSPLASQSSYNLLSPVDNSRDRTVYVNSAFTEDEALSQQCRHLTLGEVSLTLKRPPPYQWDPNTAEEFWIPQEQTIVAPPPPPTHKPPPPLIFSNAQHLDMTRLPFLLSTKPPSSPSTVTFPLGYQMSLSPFPPGGGQGGPPLQSMQSPPPPCPPNEVVAPVPQFTQQDPNLVLPPGYPPNLANLACCPLPPMYPGASSCAGLQLQPVSLHPWNPYSLPMQDPSGSATLPSKSHQLLEKPVLSPSPPTVPPPPPPSLPPPPPPTMLPKPKSPTEELTESASSFQEPSSLNESPVPDRQGTDRFSKKSRKRLDSRAEEANMTTVSEGKSKKEGRALSDFNSLISSPRLGGREKKKPKGQREQLNKTKKLNRTSTTNEFQDSSESEPELFISGDELMNQSQSSKKGWKSKRSLRMASELEEIKCRKANEREDRGLGSQGFVYVMANKQPLWNEATQVYQLDFGGRVTQESAKNFQIELDGRQVMQFGRIDGNAYILDFQYPFSAVQAFAVALANVTQRLK, from the exons ATGTCCAGGAACTGTGAG CCTGGTCACTCAGTAAGGATGTTAGCTGCTGTGGAACATGGTCCCATCCTCTGCAGCGACTCCAACATCCTCTGCCTCTCCTGGAAGGGCCGGGTCCCCAAGAGCGAGAAGGACAAACCGGTGTGCCAGCGGCGCTACTATGAGGAGGGCTGGTTGGCCACTGGGAACGGGAGAGGGGTGGTGGGCGTAACGTTCACATCCAGCCACTGCAGGAGAGACAGGAACACCCCTCAGAGAATCAACTTCAACCTGCGAGGACACAACAGTGAG GTAGTGCTGGTCCGTTGGAATGAGCCCTTTCAGAAGCTGGCCACGTGTGACATGGAGGGAGGCATCTTTGTTTGGATTCAATATGAGGGACGGTGGTCTGTGGAGTTAGTGAATGACCGCGGTGCCCAG GTGAGTGACTTCACATGGTCTCATGATGGCAGCCAGGCCCTGATCGCCTACCGGGATGGTTTTGTCCTGGTGGGGTCAGTCAGCGGACAGAGACACTGGTCCTCAGAGATTAACCTGGAGAGCCAGATCACCTGTGGCATCTGGACACCTGATGACCAACAA GTGTTGTTTGGTACGGCTGATGGTCAGGTGATAGTGATGGACTGCCATGGTCGTATGATCGCCCACGTCCTCCTGCATGAGTCAGACGGCATCGTCGGCATgtcctggaactgtccctgtttCCTGGTGGAGGACAGCACAGAGAGCGACACCGACTCTGATGACAATAACACACCTCAAG TACGTAACCTGAAGCCCGTTCTGACAGTCAGCTTCATATCAGGAGACATCAGTTTGATGAACAACTACGATGACCTCGCTCCTACCGTCATCCGCTCAGGACTCAAAG ATGTGGAGGTACAGTGGTGTTCGCAGGGGGACCTCCTGGCAGTAGCTGGGATGGAGAGACATGGTGTCCCTGGAGTCCCCTCTGGCTCTATCATGAGGAACGCCCTGGTCAAGTTCTACAACGTCCAAGGAGAACATATCTACACATTAGAAACACCTGCCCAG CGCCCCATCACCACCATCTGCTGGGGCCATAGAGACTCTCGTCTGTTTCTGGCATGTGGCCCGGCGCTGTATGTGGTGCGAGTGGAGCACCGGGTGGCCAGCCTGCAGCTGCTGTGCCAACAGGGCATCGCCAGCGccctgagggaggagagggacgtGGGCAAACTCAACATGCCTTCCTTACTCTGCTCCTATGTCACCACCGCCTTCATACCCACCATCAAG CCTCCCATTCCTGATCCCAACAACATCCGGGACTTTGTCAGCTACCCCACGGCTGGCAACGAAAGGTTGCACTGCACCATGAAGCGAGCGGAGGACAACCCAGAGGCAGGGGGACCCTGTTACACCCTATACCTGGAACACCTAGGGGGGCTGGTGCCTATCCTCAAAGGCAGACGCATCAGCAAGCTACGCCCAGAGTTCATCATCATGGACCCCAAAACAGACAGCAAAGCAGGTGGGCTTGGCACAGGAAAAG aCGAGGTGTGTGTGAATGCTATGATCTCCTACATGACTGACAGCTGTAACTGTTCCGACTCCAGCGACATTGAGTTGAGTGATGAGTGGGTCGGGAAGAAGTCGCCTAAACTATCCAGAGGAAACAGGTCTCCCAAGCATTCCAGG CGTAGAAGGAACATTGAATCAAGAAAATCTCCCAAGACGTCTAGGACTAGTCAGGAAGGGCTTCGATCACCAAGGTTACCAACGAAGAAGCCTCTGATTCGTTCTCCCAGTCTGACACGTCGAGAGATGTCCATGGATGGAATCTCTGAG CATAATTACCTGGCTCAAGTCACGTCCAATATTTGGGGGACTAAGTTCAAAATTGTGGGACTTGCTTCTTTCTTACCTGCTAATCTGGGTGCAG TTATCTATAAGACCAGTTTGCTCCATCTACAACCAAGGCAGATGACAATCTACCTTCCAGAGGTGCGGAGAATATCACTTGACTTCATGAGCCTGCCGGTCTTTAACCCCAACGTCTTCAGTGAGGATGAGGATGACTTGCCAG TAACGGGACCATCTGGAGTGACAGGTGACAACCCTCCATGTACGGTCAACATCCCCATCGCGCCCATCCACAGCCCCGCCCAGGCCATGTCCCCCACTCAGAGCATTGGTCTGGTCCAGTCCCTGCTGGCCAATCAGAACATTCAGCTGGATGTCCTGACCAATCCCACAGCTACGgcttcagcagcagcagcagcagcagcagcagcagcagcagcagcagcagcagcctcagCCTCTGTTCTGGGGTCTGATCATGGTCAGGATGCTGTGGCAGTACATTACAGTGGGACTCTAGGAAGGTACTCCAACCCAGGACAGGTGATATTTAATGGGCTAGAGATGGGTCCCCTCCTGGCTGGAACGTTACCTCCACCTCCGCCTCCACATAACCTCCCTCAACAACCTCACCAACAACGTCCTCAGTCACAACAGACGCACCAACAACAGCAGTCCAAACAACCACAGCAGATACAAAcgcaacagcaacagcagcagcagcagcagcagcagcagcagcagcagcaacaacagagGATGCAACATCAACAACTACAGCACCAACAACCACAGATTCCACAACATCATCAACACCTACAACAGCTTCACATACAGCAGatccaacagcagcagcagcaacagactCAGCAGCACCAAGCACTGCAACAACAGTACCAACAACAACAGGCGGCActgcaacagcaacaacagcagatCCAACAGCAGCACCAACACTTGCAACAGCAGCAAATCGCTCAGCAGCACCAACAGATGCAACTGCAGCACGAGCAAATGCATCAGCAGCAGCAACAaatgcagcaacaacaacagcagatcCGACAGCAGATTATAGAGATgaggcagcaacagcagcagttgcagcagcagcatcagcagaTACAACAGCAACACCAACAGATGCAGAGGCAGCACCAACAAATGCAGCAGCAACTGAAGCTGCAGATCACCTTGCCCCCTCCGCCTActggctaccccaccatctctttGCAGCAGTTTCAGGTACCCCACCCCAGTCCAGAGTTGGGACCAGAAAGAGGACAGCAGGGCCATACTCAGAGCCATACTCTGGGCAGGCCAAGTCTACCGCGATccaggcctccatcattcattgatGTAGACAGCCTACGGTCTAGACCTCCTTCCTTCCTCGAAGCAGACACATCAAGATCTAGGCCGCCGTCATTCATCGACATAGACACAATACGGACTAGACCTCCTTCTTTCATTGATGTAGATACCGGTACATTGCGATCTAGACCCCCGTCTTTCCTCGATGCGGACTCCTCCCGATCTAGAACTCTTTCattcatagacacagacacactacgGTCTAGACCTCCTTCCTTCCTCGATGCAGAGACTTCCCTTGAGATCCAGATGAGGAAGGTGAACGCTCCCCCGCCCTACCCAGGAACCGTCGTGTCTGCAGCCACCGCCACAACCTCCACCGCTCCTCAGACCCTCATCACCAACTGTGACAACCCCAACATACTGGTCACAGCAGACCCTTGTCTGAAGAAAGACGAGTTCTCACTCCACCCAGTTGGTCTCCAGTACCAGATGGGATACGAGAGGATCACGACCTTTGACAGCAGTGGGAATGTAGAGGAGGTGTGTCGCCCTCGCAGAAGACTCATACGCAACCAGAACGCCTACGCTGTTCAAGGCATGGGAGGTTCGGCCACACTTAAAGTCACCTCATCGTCTGACAGTAAGAAAGTCCATCTTCCTTACAGCTCAGCGACTCTAAGCCGCCTCTCGGTGCCACGATACTCCATACCCAGCGGAGACCCGCCCCCCTACCCAGATCCAGCCAATCAGGTTAACATTAACACGACAACACTTCCCCCTCCCCAACGCATGGACAGTAGTCACATGATTCACGCTACCTTGCGACGTGACAGGCGAGATGGGGAATCCCGCTTGAAGGTGTCCCAGATGGTTGATGCTTCAAGGACTCTACCGTCCAAGTCTAAGATCAACAGTGCTGCACTAGCGCTCTCTTACCAGCAGAGGGTGCCAACAGCTCTATATACCTGCActcagtgcagcagcaacagcagcagcaccaGTGTCAGTGTTAGCGGGGGTGGTAGTAGCAGCAGTGGCATAGCAGGAGGCACTGTGGTGCGGCAGGATTTCCCACCAGGAAAAGGTGCTCATCACAGCACCATCATTGTCCACTCCAAAAGCACTTCACCTCTTGCTTCTCAGTCATCGTACAATCTGCTGAGTCCTGTTGATAACAGCAGGGATAGGACTGTGTATGTGAACTCTGCCTTTACCGAAGACGAGGCATTAAGTCAGCAGTGTCGTCACTTGACTCTTGGGGAGGTTAGTTTGACTCTGAAACGTCCTCCGCCATACCAGTGGGACCCAAACACCGCAGAGGAGTTCTGGATACCTCAAGAACAGACTATCGTAGCTCCCCCTCCACCACCAACGCACAAGCCCCCACCCCCACTCATCTTCAGCAATGCTCAGCACCTGGACATGACGCGGCTGCCTTTCCTACTCTCAACAAAACCCCCCAGCAGCCCAAGCACTGTTACTTTCCCATTGGGTTACCAGATGTCCCTGTCACCTTTCCCTCCAGGGGGAGGTCAGGGTGGACCCCCACTCCAGTCAATGCAGAGCCCTCCACCACCCTGCCCTCCCAACGAAGTAGTTGCCCCAGTTCCCCAGTTCACCCAGCAGGACCCCAACCTGGTCTTGCCACCTGGATACCCTCCCAACCTTGCCAACCTGGCTTGCTGCCCTCTGCCACCGATGTACCCAGGAGCTAGCTCCTGTGCCGGGCTTCAGCTGCAACCTGTTAGCCTGCACCCCTGGAACCCCTACAGCCTACCCATGCAGGACCCCTCAGGCTCTGCCACCCTGCCCAGCAAGTCTCATCAACTGTTAGAGAAGCCagtcctctccccatctcctcctacggttcctcctcccccacctccttcacttcctcctcctcctccaccaaccaTGCTGCCAAAACCCAAAAGCCCTACAGAGGAGCTGACGGAATCTGCCAGTAGCTTCCAGGAGCCGTCTTCTCTAAATGAAAGCCCTGTTCCAGACCGGCAGGGGACTGACAGGTTCAGCAAGAAGAGCCGTAAACGTCTGGACAGCCGAGCTGAGGAGGCAAACATGACCACCGTCTCAGAGGGAAAATCCAAAAAGGAAGGGCGCGCCCTCTCCGACTTCAACTCCCTCATCTCCAGCCCCAGGCTGGGAGGCAGGGAGAAGAAGAAACCCAAAGGCCAGAGGGAGCAGCTGAACAAAACCAAGAAGCTCAACAGGACAAGTACCACCAACGAGTTCCAGGATAGTTCTGAGAGTGAGCCCGAGCTCTTCATCAGTGGAGACGAACTGATGAACCAGAGCCAGAGCTCCAAGAAGGGCTGGAAGAGTAAGAGGAGCCTGAGGATGGCCAGTGAACTGGAAGAGATCAAGTGCAGGAAGGCCAATGAGAGAGAGGACCGCGGGTTGGGCAGCCAGGGATTCGTCTACGTCATGGCCAATAAGCAGCCACTCTGGAACGAGGCAACACAAGTCTACCAGCTGGACTTCGGAGGACGGGTCACTCAGGAGTCTGCTAAGAACTTTCAGATCGAGTTGGATGGCAGACAG GTGATGCAGTTTGGCAGAATCGATGGGAACGCCTATATCCTGGATTTCCAGTATCCTTTCTCAGCAGTGCAGGCCTTTGCTGTGGCCTTAGCCAATGTTACTCAAAGGCTGAAGTGA